A single Leptospira kirschneri serovar Cynopteri str. 3522 CT DNA region contains:
- a CDS encoding UDP-N-acetylmuramoyl-tripeptide--D-alanyl-D-alanine ligase, translated as MKSNFYYDPETIRRILGSASGTWYHKEPLITTITTSSTEAEENSLFVPLLGNRDGHEFIRDAISRGATHFLVEENHPIYKNLSIEEKSKAIPVRNTLTALGKLAAFHRSRFNPIVIAVTGSSGKTTTKEFLGNCLKNLEEPALVVTEKNYNNEIGLPFTLFRISDHTRIVICELGMNHKGEIARLSQIAKPDYAIITTIGTAHIEFLGSQKNIAKAKGEIVEGLKKGGKLFYPGTGEYSKILKNKTRKHGNKFVLTKPDKIFSILQKKSSGFLLEYKDKKIQWNLPGEKLLENLSVAITCLEEIATPQEWIQEGIHTFKSSNKRLDLQNGKYSVINDTYNANYESMISSLEVADQLADGKEFYAVLGDMKELGEYSKEFHKKLGKKCSEFQNLKGLYTFGTDAFWIQEEFVKRTSSPRFCEHFSGTQEGLAKLIHKFLQTIPEGSIVLAKASRGIQLERFVEALPV; from the coding sequence ATGAAATCGAACTTCTACTACGATCCGGAAACCATTCGCAGAATATTGGGATCGGCATCGGGAACTTGGTATCACAAAGAACCACTCATTACTACAATCACCACCTCATCCACAGAGGCTGAAGAAAATTCCCTTTTTGTACCTCTTTTAGGAAACAGAGACGGACACGAATTTATCAGAGACGCAATTTCCAGAGGAGCTACTCATTTTTTAGTCGAAGAAAATCATCCGATTTATAAAAACCTCAGCATAGAAGAGAAATCCAAAGCAATTCCCGTAAGAAACACGTTAACCGCTCTCGGAAAACTCGCGGCTTTTCATAGATCTCGTTTTAATCCGATCGTAATTGCGGTCACTGGTTCCAGCGGAAAAACGACTACGAAAGAATTCTTAGGAAATTGTCTTAAAAATCTAGAAGAACCAGCGTTAGTCGTAACCGAAAAAAATTATAATAATGAAATCGGGCTTCCGTTTACACTTTTTAGAATTTCCGATCATACCAGAATTGTAATATGCGAACTCGGAATGAATCATAAGGGGGAAATTGCAAGACTCAGCCAAATTGCAAAACCAGACTATGCTATCATCACTACAATCGGAACGGCCCATATAGAATTTTTAGGAAGTCAAAAAAACATAGCAAAAGCCAAAGGCGAAATCGTGGAAGGTTTAAAAAAGGGAGGAAAATTATTTTATCCAGGCACAGGAGAATATTCTAAAATACTAAAAAACAAAACTCGCAAACACGGAAATAAATTCGTTCTTACAAAACCGGACAAAATATTTTCTATTCTTCAAAAAAAATCTTCCGGATTCTTATTAGAATACAAAGATAAAAAAATCCAATGGAATCTGCCAGGTGAAAAACTTTTAGAAAACCTTTCTGTTGCTATCACATGTTTGGAAGAAATCGCTACTCCACAAGAATGGATTCAAGAAGGGATCCATACTTTCAAGTCCTCCAATAAAAGACTAGATTTACAAAATGGCAAATATTCCGTAATCAACGATACGTATAACGCGAATTACGAATCCATGATTTCCTCTTTGGAAGTCGCAGATCAACTCGCCGACGGAAAAGAATTTTACGCGGTGTTAGGTGATATGAAAGAATTAGGAGAATATTCCAAAGAGTTTCATAAAAAACTCGGAAAAAAATGCTCTGAGTTTCAAAACCTCAAGGGACTTTATACTTTTGGAACGGATGCTTTTTGGATTCAAGAGGAGTTTGTTAAGCGAACTTCTTCCCCCAGGTTCTGTGAACATTTTTCAGGAACACAGGAAGGACTTGCAAAACTTATTCATAAATTTTTGCAAACGATTCCGGAAGGTTCTATCGTATTAGCGAAAGCGTCTCGAGGAATTCAATTGGAACGTTTCGTAGAAGCGCTTCCGGTTTAA
- a CDS encoding alpha-glucosidase produces the protein MTSKKSTSKKKSPNQLDKWWQKTTIYQIYPRSFADSNRDGIGDIPGIISKLDYLQDLGFETIWISPLYKSPQMDHGYDVSDYYSIASEYGTIKDAEKLIKEVHKRGMKIVFDMVMNHTSIEHDWFIQSRSSRDNPKRDWYIWKDGRGKNKPPNNWSSFVTPKAWHYDSNTDQWYLASFLDFQPDLNYYNPEVKKAMFDVLRFWLKKGVDGFRLDIFHAIYKDKYFRDNPFRFKYIVSENDHDGYFQSRVHTVNHPNNFAFAKELRSVLDEFDGDRFAVGEVAGDDHIIKRYLGEKKDGLNLIFLFETLLLKFKTSFFKGIVKKMEQVYPYPNVPTYVFGNHDQRRYMMKINNNLEKGKLVALFQFTARGVPVTYYGEEIGMTNETIKLTEAQDPLARIYRWLGDSLSELLGLADVIIRDRARSPMQWDDSPNAGFTIQGAKPWIRVHGNYRERNVLIESEDSDSLLNTYKNVLHIRNGSSALKEGSLRLIEENVPKDMLVYLREFGKERKLVVFNFGKKSKFFSNPTDCRKYFFSTISFDHNEFDQFKMPPCSGVILGN, from the coding sequence ATGACTTCTAAAAAATCAACTTCCAAAAAAAAATCGCCCAATCAATTGGATAAGTGGTGGCAAAAAACCACGATTTACCAAATTTATCCCCGCTCTTTTGCGGATAGTAATCGGGATGGTATAGGAGACATTCCAGGGATCATTTCTAAGTTGGATTATCTTCAAGATCTTGGGTTTGAAACAATTTGGATATCTCCTTTGTATAAAAGCCCTCAAATGGATCACGGTTACGATGTAAGCGATTATTACTCGATCGCTTCGGAATACGGAACTATAAAAGATGCAGAAAAGCTAATAAAGGAAGTTCATAAGCGCGGGATGAAAATCGTTTTTGATATGGTGATGAATCATACTTCTATTGAACACGATTGGTTTATACAATCCCGTTCTAGCCGAGATAATCCCAAAAGAGACTGGTATATTTGGAAAGACGGGAGAGGAAAAAATAAACCTCCTAATAATTGGAGTTCGTTTGTGACACCTAAGGCGTGGCATTATGATTCCAATACGGATCAATGGTATCTTGCGAGTTTTTTAGATTTTCAACCCGATTTGAATTATTACAATCCAGAAGTCAAAAAGGCGATGTTCGACGTTTTGCGTTTTTGGCTTAAGAAGGGAGTGGATGGTTTTCGTCTGGATATTTTTCACGCAATTTATAAGGACAAATATTTTAGGGACAACCCATTTCGATTTAAATATATCGTTTCGGAAAATGATCACGACGGTTATTTTCAGAGTAGGGTTCATACTGTGAATCATCCGAATAACTTTGCTTTTGCGAAAGAACTTAGATCCGTTTTAGATGAGTTCGATGGAGACCGTTTTGCGGTAGGAGAAGTAGCCGGAGACGATCATATCATCAAACGCTACTTAGGCGAAAAAAAAGACGGTCTGAATCTAATCTTTCTATTTGAAACCTTGTTGTTAAAGTTCAAAACTAGTTTTTTTAAGGGAATTGTAAAGAAAATGGAACAAGTATATCCGTATCCGAACGTTCCCACATACGTTTTTGGAAACCATGACCAAAGACGTTATATGATGAAAATCAATAATAATCTTGAAAAAGGAAAGTTGGTCGCTCTATTCCAATTTACCGCGAGGGGAGTTCCGGTCACTTATTATGGGGAAGAAATAGGAATGACCAATGAGACGATTAAATTGACGGAGGCACAGGATCCTCTTGCAAGAATCTATCGCTGGTTAGGAGATTCACTTTCCGAATTGTTGGGACTTGCAGACGTTATCATTCGAGATCGAGCAAGGTCTCCGATGCAATGGGATGATTCACCAAACGCTGGTTTTACGATTCAAGGAGCAAAACCTTGGATTCGTGTTCACGGTAATTATAGAGAACGTAACGTTTTGATCGAATCGGAAGACTCGGATTCTCTTTTAAATACGTATAAAAACGTTCTTCATATTCGAAATGGAAGTTCTGCTCTTAAAGAAGGTTCTTTGAGATTGATCGAAGAAAACGTTCCAAAAGATATGTTGGTTTATTTAAGGGAATTTGGTAAGGAACGTAAATTAGTCGTTTTTAATTTTGGTAAAAAATCCAAATTTTTTTCCAATCCTACGGACTGTAGAAAATATTTCTTCTCTACAATTTCTTTCGATCATAACGAATTTGATCAATTTAAGATGCCTCCTTGTTCCGGAGTTATATTAGGTAATTAG
- a CDS encoding TRL domain-containing protein codes for MKKFISLIVISLAAFVVSNCATSIFPALIFNSSSYHVSGNPIGGPTDTKIVKSGKSCNHYSLLTWYFYSGGEGSIAEAMKDGQITKVATVDKSTFGILGPIFSKECVVVYGE; via the coding sequence ATGAAAAAATTTATCAGTCTGATTGTAATCTCTCTCGCGGCGTTTGTTGTTTCCAACTGTGCAACAAGTATTTTTCCAGCGTTGATTTTCAACTCTTCCAGCTATCACGTATCCGGAAATCCTATCGGAGGTCCTACGGATACAAAGATTGTAAAGAGTGGAAAGTCATGTAACCACTATTCGCTTTTGACATGGTATTTCTACTCCGGCGGAGAAGGAAGTATTGCAGAAGCAATGAAAGACGGTCAAATTACGAAAGTTGCTACCGTTGATAAGAGCACTTTCGGAATCTTAGGACCAATTTTCTCGAAAGAATGTGTAGTGGTTTACGGAGAATAA
- a CDS encoding TRL-like family protein, with amino-acid sequence MKKIIILTLVALGFSVFLSNCATGPQQGMLVTSTTFPGEINRSNEVPTAKKAEGCAHNVLYLVTWGDASAGQIALDNKISRIATVDHSTFSVLGLVYSSYCTIVSGE; translated from the coding sequence ATGAAAAAAATCATCATCCTGACTTTAGTCGCCCTCGGCTTTTCGGTATTTTTATCGAATTGTGCCACTGGTCCTCAACAAGGAATGCTCGTTACATCTACAACCTTCCCAGGGGAAATCAATCGTTCCAACGAAGTTCCTACTGCTAAAAAAGCAGAAGGTTGTGCTCATAACGTTCTGTATCTAGTAACCTGGGGAGATGCTTCCGCGGGCCAAATCGCACTCGACAATAAAATTTCGAGAATCGCAACTGTAGATCATTCTACTTTTTCCGTTCTCGGACTTGTTTATAGCAGCTATTGCACCATCGTAAGTGGGGAATAA
- the lsa14 gene encoding adhesin Lsa14, with translation MKLKSLLFISFMTIWAVQCTGVNAMYVYGLRPNTNPTKDYGFMYPIISKGGMIVHDGVIPGQLGDNTEKTSIGKACSKNILWLVSFGDSSIEAAKADGKITKVASIEYEQLGVLYGAIYHKFCTVVTGSNAAIETKTDAKSATGKKK, from the coding sequence ATGAAACTCAAATCACTACTTTTCATTTCTTTCATGACGATCTGGGCAGTTCAATGTACAGGAGTCAATGCTATGTACGTTTACGGACTTCGCCCCAATACAAACCCAACCAAAGACTATGGATTCATGTATCCTATCATCTCTAAAGGTGGAATGATTGTACATGATGGCGTAATCCCAGGTCAACTCGGAGACAATACAGAAAAAACTTCTATTGGAAAGGCTTGTTCTAAAAACATCCTATGGCTTGTGTCTTTTGGTGATTCTTCCATCGAAGCTGCAAAGGCAGATGGTAAAATTACAAAAGTAGCGAGCATTGAATACGAACAACTTGGAGTTTTGTACGGTGCTATCTATCATAAATTTTGTACTGTCGTAACCGGTTCAAACGCAGCTATAGAAACGAAAACAGATGCAAAATCTGCTACCGGAAAGAAAAAATAA